The Brassica oleracea var. oleracea cultivar TO1000 chromosome C7, BOL, whole genome shotgun sequence sequence GCCTCTTCGGTGTAAATCTCCCTGATTTAGCTATTAATAAAAGGAAAAACATATCTTTCTAATTCTCAGAATAAACTCATCACAGCTGTCATATCCCTTGTCTATAGTTATAAATACAGGGGATGTGGGCACAAGACGGACTTTAATACACAAATATTTACGGTGCTCCTCGAGGAAAAGAGAGATAGAAAAGAAGGAAGAAAGAAAGAAAGATGGGAGCATTCGAGGATAAGGTGAAGCTGAGGGCGATAGAGCTGAAACATCTTCTGAAGAAAGGTATCAAAGTCGTCAGCAAATCTTGCAAGAAGGGATGGTCCAAAGTCAAGAACCTTAAGCGCTAATGATTCCTCCTTCCTTCTCCTCCGTCTCTGTCTCTGTGTGTTTCTTTCTTTCCCCTCTAGAAAAAACCTAAGTTTTGTCTTCTTCTTTTGCTGTTGTGGGTGATTATATATTCATCTAAGTCTTTTTCTTAATGGTGTCTTGTATTAATTGAAAGATTAAGCCTAAATAAAATTAAATATGAAACCAGATTCAGCTATTAAAAATTTTAAAAGATAATTTTGAAAACAGTATAGTAGAAGAAAACAAGAAAATTGTAAAAACCTAAAGAATAAGATATTTCCTTTTGAAAATGGATTTGAACTTTGAACCAATCCCCAAGTAGAAAAACAAGGGGAAGGTTACACGTCGGGTGGATAATGCTGAGTTTTATTGGGCCGACATATGGGCCTCTGCCCGATTTTGTGTCCAGCGCTAATCACCACTGTTGCAATTTGTAAGCATATAACGAAGGATTCTAGGGTTTCTGTGGAGAGGTATAAGAACAAACTCTGTTGGCTCGAATAAGCACACACACACACACAAAAAATCAAACAAGGCAGTGAGCATTTTACATTCAGTTCCCATTTATAACAATCATAGATTCTGTGTTTGATTTTGTTCTTGGTAAAGATATTGATTGTCTTTATAAGCTTGGTTGTGTTGTGTACATGGTTGGGCCACTGATGATTGAAAAAGTTTGCCTACATTGTTTGATTTTACCACTGAAATGGAAACTTGAATATGTTATTCACTCTGAGGCTCATCATTCTTGCCTTTGGTCTTTATTATTTGGGCAAATCTCCAAAATAGCACTTATATCACAAAAATAGCATTCAAAAACTAAAATGACCAAAATAGCACATTTTTTTGAAAATTTTAATTTTTTTATTTTTCAAAATTTGAAATCTTATCCCCAAAAACTCATTTCTCAACTCTAAACCCTAAACCCTAAATTCTAAACCCCACCCTTTAACTCTAAACCCTAAGTTTGTGACTTTTGATAAAACATTAAGTGTTATTTTTGTGACTTTTGACCTTGAGTGCTAGTTTGGGAACAAAAACTTGATTTAGCGTTTTTTTTGTCTTTTTGTCTTATTATTTTTCATGGAAATATCTTTTCTCTCATCAGGCAGGCACATGACGAGATTGAAATATCTTCCAAAAGACAAAAGAGTTCTTATTATGGTTGGTTGCTTTTACATGGATTTTGAATAAAAGGTGCTCTGAAATTTGTTCAGTATGTTGTAGAGCACTTTGGCCCAAATAATTACGGTGCATCGTTGAAATTGATTGATGGTTAACTTGCCAAAAAGATGTAATATCTTTTGAACGTTATTAACTAGTAAAAATGTAAGTGGAGACGCAAATCGTTATCAACATTGATTAATCAGGGCTTCTATTAACTGAATGAAATTACAAGTCTATATTATAAACAAATTCCCATTTGTTCTCTTCACCGGATCTGATGAACAACAGCACAGGACACGCCAAAGAGACTTCAACTTCTTCCAAACCGAACCGGATTCCCGTAATTTCGAAATTAATTGGAAATTTGATTGCAGCAGTCTTCCGGTTAGGAAGAAGACAAGCGTAATTTTTAAATAAATAAAAATAAAATACAAGTATATGTTGCTAGTTGTTTAGTCAAAAGCTTAACAGTTGACGCACGGACAGAAGCGAAAACCTAGGAAGAGGAGTGTGTCTGTGTCTGGACGGCTTTGAGCATATGAATCATCTACTCCGCCCACAATTTGGAAGCTTCAGGAGTAGCCTTCCTTTCAGATGTTCCTTCCTTCGTTTCCCCAAAACCGTTCCTTCCCCCGATCCCGTTCATGACTCTCTTAAGCGTCGTATCGAACGCGCCCCAGATTCGACGCCCTCCCTCACCCCTTTGCTCCACGAATGGCGACAACTTGGAAACAAACCGGGTCTTTCAGAACTCAGGAGCATCATCTCCTCCCTTCACAAATTCGACCGCTTCTCCCACGCCCTCCAGGTTTAGTTTGTTTGTTTCCAGCAATCCATCAAATCAAATATATACTTGTACAAAATCCAGTTTGATTCTTAAATGGATTTGGGTCTTAGGTTTCGGAGTGGATGAGTGACCAACAAGTTTACAATCTGTCTACGGTGGATTTCGAGATTCGGCTTCTCTTGATTGCTAAACTTGGTGGTCTTGAAGAAGCCAGCAAGTTCTTGGACACCATTCCCTTGAAGAAGAGGGACTTTTACGTGCACAACGCTCTCTTGAACTCTTGCAAAACCCACGGCTCCCTGAGCATTGCCGAGACCACGTTTCAGAAGATGATAGACCTTGGCTTGGCTTCCAACAACCCTAAACCCTACAACACCATGCTCTCTCTCTACCACAGTGCTGGAAATCACGACATGGTTGTCAAGCTCCTGCTCGAGATGGACGACCATAGATTAGAACCCCAAGGAGTTCCCTTTGGCAAGCTCTTTTCCTGTTTCGCTCTCGCATCATGCGTCAAAGACTCTGTGGGAATGGAGAAGTTTCTCAACAAGTGGGGGGACCGGATGGAGCCATGGGCCACGTGCTTTTTCCCTGCATGCCTCTATATGGAACTTGGATCTGTTGATAAGGGTTTGTCTTTGTTTCGTAAGACTGAGGAGTTACTCGATGATGACTGCAGAAAAAACATGTATGGAGCTCTCATGAGAGTCTATTGTCATAACGGCGAAAGAGAGGACGTTTACCGTCTCTCCAACTTGGCTAAACTCCACGGGATATCCTTCGGCGCCACTGTAAGTTCTGAGATGATCAAGTTCTTTGCTATGAAGAACGATTTTGATGGGGCTCACGAGATCATGGAAGAGTGGGATACAGGGGCTGGCGATCTTGGTCTTTCAGATTTTGGTCATCGGAAAAGATGCATGAAAGAGGAGGCTGATAAAGCTATCAACATGCTTGGGAAGAAGTGGGAGAGCAAGTGGGAGAGTTTGACTGACATGTTACAGCAAAACTTGGCGGAGGGTGAGGACGAGGATGGTGAAAGGGAGAGGAGGAAGAGAGTGACGGAGGCCTTGGAGGGGAGGCTGCACGAACGCTGGAACCCAAAGACCACTAAGACTCTCTCCGCTTACGCCTGCGTGCAGTATGTCGAGGGTCGAAGGGACATGGAAAGTGCAGCTGAGATTCTCAAACTGCTTAACAAACAAGAGCTAGTGTCACGTGCAATGGACAAAGACAGATTGTGTTTGAAGATGGTGGAGGCTATGAGGGGTGGAGGATACGTTGGTGGACAAGACTAGCATAATATTAATCCAAAAAACAATATTTGTAACTCATGTGTTGTCATATAATTGATTGATTTAACATTATTAATCTAGTAGACCTCAACCAACAGAAAAAAAAGAAAAAGGCTTTATAATATTTAATCCAAATGGTGTTCAAGCAAGACTCTAATGTTTGTTCTGGCTACAATCTTACTCCAGTGTTGTACCGACTTTCTTCCACATGAACAGAACAGCAGCTTATAATAATAGTTGATTAACTGTACAATATGAACAAAGCAAGCCGCATACCAACGTATGTGCCCTCACTCGCTTACCATACGTTGGTATGAGAACCTATATGATCTTGGTGTTATGTACTCTTAAACGCTTTTAATTATATTATTCTTCCTCCATTTTATTATCATTGACACACACAGTCAAGAAGCAAGAGTAGAAAAAAAAGAGGGGTAATGAAATCCAATCATAAGCTTATTCTCCAATTGACACAAATGAATAGATCATCATTACTCGAAAAGGTTCATCTACTTTTTTCTCACAGAAGCACCTAAGTTCTGAGCAAATGCTCACGACCATCATTACAAAGAAACAGAGGTCAAGATCAATCTTACATAGACCAACAGTTGCCAAATAAGCTGCTATTTATCCCAGCTGAGCTTCAGCCCTTCTTTGCCTGTAAAGAGAACATCAGCTAAAAGATATTCGAACAAACACATCCCTCACAAAAAGAACAAAATCACCTCAGACAAAAGCAGTCACTAAAGGAAGAAAAGCTTTGTAGTTACCTGTGGAGTGTTGTAGGCGGAAGTGGTGAGAAGAAGCCTCTCAACGTATTTGCCCATGATATCAACCTCCAAGTTCACTTTCTGCCCAACAATCTTGGTGGGAATCACCACATTCTGCTGCGTGTAAGCAACGAGCATGAAATTAAAGCAGCTCTCCTGGTCAGACACATCCACCACCGTCAGGCTCGTCCCATCCACGGCCACAAAGCCCTTGGGGACAATGTATTTGAGCAAAGCCTTGTCCGCTTTCACCTTCACCCACAGCGAATCTCCCTCAGCTTCCATCGAAACTATCACTCCCGTACCGTCCACGTGTCCCTGCACCACGTGTCCGCCCATGCGGCTCACCGGCTGCAGCGCACGCTCCAGATTCACCAGAGACCCTCTCTCCAGCTCCTCCAGCGACGTCTTTCGCAGCGTCTCCGGTGCTAGCCCCACTGTGAACTCCTCGGTGTCGAAATCGGTTACTGTAAGGCAAGTCCCGTTGACGGCGATGCTGTCGCCAAGCTTCACGTCCTCCAGCACCACTCTCGCCCCGATTTTAAGGTCGAATCCGCCGTGGTCAGCCAATCCCAGATCCTTTACGTGGCCCATTTCTTCCACGATTCCCGTGAACACGGATCGGATGCCCAGATTTTGCCTCCGACATGATGTCAGCTTTGTTGAGTCAAATCTGAGGAGATTTGGTCTGAGTGAAGCCAAGGTTGGACGAAATGATTTGGGAAGCAGATTCAACGAGTGAGTCCCCATCATCGTTCGTGCCGTGAATTATTATCCCAACCACGGCGGCGCTAAGTCCTCGTCTCTCTAGATCGTGCGTTCTTAATTACAATCTCAAAAATCAATAGGATACACAAAAGAACCCTGCCCAATAACCCAAACCGACCCGACCCAAAAATAATACTAGTAATTTGA is a genomic window containing:
- the LOC106306340 gene encoding pentatricopeptide repeat-containing protein At2g20710, mitochondrial, whose translation is MNHLLRPQFGSFRSSLPFRCSFLRFPKTVPSPDPVHDSLKRRIERAPDSTPSLTPLLHEWRQLGNKPGLSELRSIISSLHKFDRFSHALQVSEWMSDQQVYNLSTVDFEIRLLLIAKLGGLEEASKFLDTIPLKKRDFYVHNALLNSCKTHGSLSIAETTFQKMIDLGLASNNPKPYNTMLSLYHSAGNHDMVVKLLLEMDDHRLEPQGVPFGKLFSCFALASCVKDSVGMEKFLNKWGDRMEPWATCFFPACLYMELGSVDKGLSLFRKTEELLDDDCRKNMYGALMRVYCHNGEREDVYRLSNLAKLHGISFGATVSSEMIKFFAMKNDFDGAHEIMEEWDTGAGDLGLSDFGHRKRCMKEEADKAINMLGKKWESKWESLTDMLQQNLAEGEDEDGERERRKRVTEALEGRLHERWNPKTTKTLSAYACVQYVEGRRDMESAAEILKLLNKQELVSRAMDKDRLCLKMVEAMRGGGYVGGQD
- the LOC106306341 gene encoding riboflavin synthase, with product MMGTHSLNLLPKSFRPTLASLRPNLLRFDSTKLTSCRRQNLGIRSVFTGIVEEMGHVKDLGLADHGGFDLKIGARVVLEDVKLGDSIAVNGTCLTVTDFDTEEFTVGLAPETLRKTSLEELERGSLVNLERALQPVSRMGGHVVQGHVDGTGVIVSMEAEGDSLWVKVKADKALLKYIVPKGFVAVDGTSLTVVDVSDQESCFNFMLVAYTQQNVVIPTKIVGQKVNLEVDIMGKYVERLLLTTSAYNTPQAKKG